The proteins below come from a single Balaenoptera acutorostrata chromosome 2, mBalAcu1.1, whole genome shotgun sequence genomic window:
- the LOC103013785 gene encoding oocyte-specific histone RNA stem-loop-binding protein 2-like isoform X2 yields the protein MEHLPPVWQMLRRDRKEVREESLSSRIEMVSVGVSTEPCHARWEVETDAIVLQRRQKQIDYGKRTPGYQCFLQQVPKAQRQPGLHPQTPNKNRRYSRRSWDAQIRQWRRALHSWDPPSQPLQAEGWGMDNLLEPMDSSPLDDWLQTLEPSENLDGEQKGAQFASLVAPASSLPWLCEEDPHHWLYLLADHNYLTVPDLSGTQNI from the exons ATGGAACATTTGCCGCCCGTGTGGCAGATGTTGCGGCGAGACAG AAAGGAGGTGCGTGAAGAGTCTTTATCCTCTAGGATAGAGATGGTGAGTGTGGGAGTCAGTACAGAGCCCTGCCATGCCAG GTGGGAGGTAGAGACAGATGCAATTGTCCTACAGCGGCGGCAAAAGCAGATAGATTATGGCAAGCGCACACCTGGTTACCAGTGCTTTCTGCAGCAGGTCCCCAA ggcacagcgACAGCCAGGACTTCACCCTCAAACACCAAACAAGAACAGGAGGTACAGCCGTCGCTCCTGGGATGCCCAGATCAGGCAGTGGAGAAGAGCCCTACATTCCTGGGACCCCCCCAGCCAGCCTCTGCAGGCTGAGGG GTGGGGAATGGACAATCTCTTAGAGCCAATGGATTCCTCCCCTTTGGATGACTGGCTCCAGACCCTGGAACCCTCAGAGAATCTGGATGGAGAACAGAAGGGAGCCCAG tttgcaaGTTTGGTGGCTcctgcctcctcccttccctggctCTGTGAGGAAGATCCCCACCACTGGCTCTACCTTCTAGCTGATCACAATTACTTAACTGTCCCAGACTTGAGTGGGACacaaaatatttag
- the LOC103013785 gene encoding oocyte-specific histone RNA stem-loop-binding protein 2-like isoform X1 — protein sequence MEHLPPVWQMLRRDRICFPRKEVREESLSSRIEMVSVGVSTEPCHARWEVETDAIVLQRRQKQIDYGKRTPGYQCFLQQVPKAQRQPGLHPQTPNKNRRYSRRSWDAQIRQWRRALHSWDPPSQPLQAEGWGMDNLLEPMDSSPLDDWLQTLEPSENLDGEQKGAQFASLVAPASSLPWLCEEDPHHWLYLLADHNYLTVPDLSGTQNI from the exons ATGGAACATTTGCCGCCCGTGTGGCAGATGTTGCGGCGAGACAG AATCTGCTTCCCCAGAAAGGAGGTGCGTGAAGAGTCTTTATCCTCTAGGATAGAGATGGTGAGTGTGGGAGTCAGTACAGAGCCCTGCCATGCCAG GTGGGAGGTAGAGACAGATGCAATTGTCCTACAGCGGCGGCAAAAGCAGATAGATTATGGCAAGCGCACACCTGGTTACCAGTGCTTTCTGCAGCAGGTCCCCAA ggcacagcgACAGCCAGGACTTCACCCTCAAACACCAAACAAGAACAGGAGGTACAGCCGTCGCTCCTGGGATGCCCAGATCAGGCAGTGGAGAAGAGCCCTACATTCCTGGGACCCCCCCAGCCAGCCTCTGCAGGCTGAGGG GTGGGGAATGGACAATCTCTTAGAGCCAATGGATTCCTCCCCTTTGGATGACTGGCTCCAGACCCTGGAACCCTCAGAGAATCTGGATGGAGAACAGAAGGGAGCCCAG tttgcaaGTTTGGTGGCTcctgcctcctcccttccctggctCTGTGAGGAAGATCCCCACCACTGGCTCTACCTTCTAGCTGATCACAATTACTTAACTGTCCCAGACTTGAGTGGGACacaaaatatttag